A genome region from Gigantopelta aegis isolate Gae_Host chromosome 3, Gae_host_genome, whole genome shotgun sequence includes the following:
- the LOC121368732 gene encoding uncharacterized protein LOC121368732 translates to MSKYLSFLLLVASWVYFNTRSVSGACESGKYGLDCSYTCHCDPATCNDVTGCSRNCQKGWFGPKCTKENVALRKTTYQSSYITGFTDVAEHAVDGNRFTIGGGPCIITGVNQPYTWWEVDLERDYYIHKLDIYFRADCKLFYFYF, encoded by the exons ATGTCGAAGTATTTGTCGTTTCTGCTTCTCGTGGCGTCGTGGGTTTATTTTAACACACGCTCAGTGTCAG GAGCCTGTGAGTCAGGTAAATATGGTTTGGACTGTAGCTACACCTGCCACTGTGACCCTGCCACATGCAATGACGTCACAGGTTGTTCTAGAAACTGCCAAAAAGGATGGTTTGGACCAAAATGCACaaaag AAAATGTAGCATTGAGGAAAACTACTTACCAAAGTTCATATATAACCGGCTTCACGGATGTTGCTGAGCATGCTGTAGATGGCAATCGTTTCACTATAGGAGGAGGGCCCTGTATAATAACTGGTGTTAATCAGCCATACACGTGGTGGGAAGTAGACTTGGAAAGAGACTACTACATACACAAGCTAGATATTTACTTCCGCGCCGACTGTAA Gctcttctacttctacttctag